The Streptomyces sp. NBC_01775 genome includes a region encoding these proteins:
- a CDS encoding S41 family peptidase, producing the protein MPGSWFTDTRPRRRRRGAALTLVFAGVLATGAATGAFGGELTERGTAPPGTPDGGTARDAPGGAAHRTDDAKGGPAPRHGRQTGAGEKDSADALVSRSGDRWSAAYSAREYAGLKRALDGSYVGVGVSVRQAGGGPGRGPGPAVEVDRVQRGSPAERAGIRPGDRLRSVDGTRTTGMPVTDVVALLRGSGPGSRSGAAAEPGTRVRLHLTRVSAGGPDGRADGTTEERHVTLRRTRLDTETVSVDRLRADVTRIKVSSFTKGSGDRVRDAVREKVPGGSGILLDLRGNSGGLVREAVTAASAFLDGGLVATYDDNGTQRALYARRDGGDAARPVVVLVDGGTMSAAELLAGALQDRSRAVVVGSRTFGKGSVQVPRRQDDGSVAELTVGHYTTPSGRDVEGEGLTPDLAVDPAAEATERATKVLSGLGPRS; encoded by the coding sequence ATGCCGGGCTCGTGGTTCACCGATACGCGCCCGCGCCGACGGCGGCGCGGCGCAGCCCTGACATTGGTCTTCGCCGGCGTCCTGGCGACCGGCGCCGCCACCGGAGCCTTCGGCGGCGAGCTGACCGAGCGGGGCACCGCACCCCCGGGGACGCCCGACGGGGGCACGGCGCGCGACGCACCGGGCGGCGCGGCCCACCGCACCGATGACGCCAAGGGCGGTCCGGCGCCGCGCCACGGGCGGCAGACCGGGGCCGGAGAGAAGGACTCGGCCGACGCGCTCGTCAGCCGCAGCGGCGACCGCTGGTCCGCCGCGTACTCGGCGCGGGAGTACGCGGGACTCAAACGGGCGCTCGACGGCTCCTACGTAGGCGTCGGCGTCTCCGTACGCCAGGCCGGCGGCGGACCGGGCCGCGGCCCGGGACCCGCCGTCGAGGTGGACAGGGTCCAGCGCGGCAGCCCCGCCGAACGCGCCGGAATCCGGCCGGGCGACCGGCTGCGCTCGGTGGACGGGACGCGTACCACCGGGATGCCGGTGACCGACGTCGTCGCCCTGCTGCGCGGCTCCGGGCCCGGCTCGCGCTCGGGCGCCGCCGCCGAGCCGGGCACGCGGGTACGGCTCCACCTGACCCGCGTGAGCGCGGGCGGCCCCGACGGCCGTGCGGACGGCACCACCGAGGAACGGCACGTCACGCTGCGGCGCACCCGGCTCGACACCGAGACCGTGAGCGTCGACCGGCTCCGGGCCGACGTGACCCGGATCAAGGTCAGCTCCTTCACCAAGGGCTCGGGCGACCGTGTCCGGGACGCGGTACGCGAGAAGGTGCCCGGCGGCTCGGGGATACTCCTGGACCTGCGCGGCAACTCCGGCGGCCTCGTCCGCGAGGCGGTCACGGCGGCCTCGGCCTTCCTCGACGGCGGGCTCGTCGCCACGTACGACGACAACGGCACCCAGCGCGCGCTGTACGCAAGGCGCGACGGCGGGGATGCCGCGCGCCCCGTCGTGGTCCTGGTGGACGGCGGCACCATGAGCGCCGCGGAGCTGCTCGCCGGCGCACTCCAGGACCGGTCACGCGCCGTGGTCGTCGGCTCCCGCACCTTCGGCAAGGGCTCCGTACAGGTACCCAGGCGGCAGGACGACGGCTCGGTGGCGGAACTGACCGTCGGTCACTACACCACCCCGTCGGGTCGCGACGTGGAGGGGGAGGGCCTGACCCCCGACCTGGCGGTGGACCCGGCGGCGGAGGCCACGGAGCGGGCGACGAAAGTATTGAGTGGCCTCGGGCCCCGGTCCTAG
- a CDS encoding LysR family transcriptional regulator, translated as MPSDLPPRLLRSFVAVAEELHFTRAAARLFVAQQALSRDVRALEREVRAVLFVRSTRRVALTPEGERLLPYARRVLAAHDELAAAFVRGDAAGVRPLAVDVAAPVSTGQRVLDAAREAAPDVEFVARYYSGLTGAAADLLAGRLDVAFGRVAGLPREVLSGVEHRLVRLERVAVVLPAAHHLAGLPEVPLAALAGETLYAGAGNPGTVEWTDYARALFAGRGIELAAPFPKIEGEREFARVVRGRGWSVLATEVFIGIEDMVLRPLTDPVPLSPVSMVWRRGLHHAGLSALLGAADALAEAGHWRERPPETWLPQEDEPLPRARRV; from the coding sequence ATGCCCAGTGACCTCCCGCCGCGCCTGCTGCGGTCGTTCGTCGCCGTCGCGGAAGAGCTGCACTTCACGCGCGCCGCAGCGCGGCTGTTCGTGGCACAGCAGGCGCTCAGCAGGGACGTCCGGGCGCTGGAACGGGAAGTGCGAGCCGTCCTGTTCGTCCGCAGCACCCGGCGGGTGGCGCTCACTCCGGAGGGTGAGCGGCTGCTGCCGTACGCACGCCGGGTCCTGGCCGCCCACGACGAACTGGCCGCGGCCTTCGTACGGGGCGACGCCGCCGGAGTCCGCCCGTTGGCCGTCGATGTGGCCGCGCCCGTCTCCACCGGGCAGCGGGTACTGGATGCCGCCCGGGAGGCGGCGCCCGACGTGGAGTTCGTCGCCCGCTACTACAGCGGACTCACCGGTGCCGCCGCGGATCTCCTCGCGGGGCGGCTCGACGTCGCGTTCGGGCGGGTCGCCGGGCTGCCCCGCGAGGTGCTCTCCGGTGTGGAGCACCGGCTGGTGCGCCTGGAGCGGGTCGCGGTGGTGCTGCCCGCCGCGCATCACCTCGCGGGTCTGCCGGAGGTGCCGTTGGCGGCGCTCGCCGGGGAGACGCTGTACGCGGGCGCCGGGAACCCCGGCACGGTGGAGTGGACGGACTACGCGCGTGCCCTCTTCGCGGGGCGCGGCATCGAACTGGCCGCGCCCTTCCCGAAGATCGAGGGCGAACGTGAGTTCGCGCGGGTGGTGCGGGGGAGGGGCTGGTCGGTGCTGGCGACCGAGGTGTTCATCGGCATCGAGGACATGGTGCTCCGCCCCCTGACCGACCCCGTCCCCCTCTCACCGGTCTCCATGGTCTGGCGCCGCGGCCTCCACCACGCGGGCCTGTCGGCCCTCCTTGGAGCGGCCGACGCCCTGGCGGAAGCGGGCCATTGGCGAGAGCGCCCCCCGGAAACCTGGCTCCCACAGGAGGACGAGCCTCTACCCCGCGCCCGACGGGTTTGA
- a CDS encoding serine/threonine-protein kinase — MARKIGSRYTAHQILGRGSAGTVWLGEGPEGPVAVKLLREDLASDQDLVERFVQERSALLCLDHPRVVGVRDLVVDGNDLALVMDLVRGTDLRTRLEHERRLAPQASAAIAADIADGLAAAHAAGIVHRDVKPENVLLDALAAEGPGGAPPALLTDFGVAKLIDSPRRTRATSIIGTPDYLAPEIVEGLPPRASVDIYALATVLYELLAGFTPFGGGHPGAVLRRHVTETVAPLPGIPDELWQLIHQCLAKAPASRLRAVELASRLRELLPALEGLPPLDIDEQSEELYEDEPASDPHASAASAVPTPGGGAVPLVHSGAGPDSNRDTHTSMRVPGADELAGGAHGTARTPRAVGEARAGSARHRIAERRRRLKLGAAALLAAVVLAVGGWLATSDDDTGSAHAPSAGYSTE; from the coding sequence ATGGCACGGAAGATCGGCAGTCGCTACACCGCACACCAGATCCTGGGACGCGGCAGCGCCGGCACGGTGTGGCTCGGCGAAGGGCCCGAGGGGCCCGTCGCCGTCAAGCTGCTGCGCGAGGACCTGGCCTCCGACCAGGATCTGGTCGAGCGGTTCGTGCAGGAGCGCAGCGCCCTGCTCTGCCTCGACCACCCGCGCGTCGTGGGCGTACGCGACCTCGTCGTGGACGGCAACGACCTCGCACTCGTGATGGACCTCGTCCGCGGCACCGACCTGCGCACCAGGCTGGAGCACGAGCGCAGGCTCGCGCCCCAGGCATCGGCCGCCATCGCGGCCGACATCGCCGACGGGCTCGCCGCGGCCCACGCCGCGGGCATCGTGCACCGCGACGTGAAGCCGGAGAACGTCCTGCTGGACGCGCTCGCGGCCGAGGGGCCCGGCGGGGCGCCGCCCGCGCTGCTCACCGACTTCGGTGTGGCCAAGCTCATCGACTCCCCGCGCAGGACCCGCGCGACCTCCATCATCGGCACGCCCGACTACCTCGCGCCCGAGATCGTCGAGGGCCTGCCGCCGCGCGCCTCCGTCGACATCTACGCGCTGGCCACGGTGCTCTACGAGCTGCTCGCGGGCTTCACGCCCTTCGGCGGCGGGCATCCGGGCGCCGTGCTGCGCCGCCATGTGACCGAGACGGTCGCGCCGCTGCCCGGTATCCCCGACGAGCTGTGGCAGCTCATCCACCAGTGCCTGGCCAAGGCGCCCGCCTCCCGCCTGCGCGCCGTCGAACTGGCATCCCGGCTGCGCGAGCTGCTGCCCGCGCTCGAAGGGCTGCCGCCGCTCGACATCGACGAGCAGAGCGAGGAGCTGTACGAGGACGAGCCGGCGTCCGATCCGCATGCCTCGGCCGCCTCCGCCGTCCCGACACCGGGCGGCGGCGCGGTCCCGCTCGTGCACAGCGGCGCGGGCCCCGACTCGAACCGGGACACCCATACGAGCATGCGCGTGCCCGGCGCGGACGAGCTGGCGGGCGGAGCGCACGGCACGGCGCGCACGCCTCGGGCCGTCGGGGAGGCGCGCGCCGGGTCGGCACGGCACCGGATCGCCGAGCGCCGCCGGCGGCTCAAGCTGGGGGCCGCGGCGCTGCTGGCGGCCGTCGTCCTCGCTGTCGGTGGCTGGCTGGCCACGTCCGATGACGACACGGGCTCGGCGCACGCGCCGTCCGCCGGATACTCCACGGAATAG
- a CDS encoding oxygenase MpaB family protein, producing MASVEPLGPDSLTWKYFGDWRALLLAPWAGAMQNMHPHLGAGVAEHSRFFEERWQRLFRSLYPIGGVVYDGPRAAGTARQVRGYHNGIKGVDRHGRPYHALDPDTFYWAHSTFFMLTLLVADRLGPGLSEADKRRLFDEHVVWWRLYGMSMRPVPDSWEDFQDYWERMAGEVLEDNRPTRDVLDLTLLAKPPALRLLPDVVWRAVRAPQARVSVWFTVGFFPPAVRRRLGYVWTARDERRLRRIGRLIHWSWKLVPPSRRYHPRAKAGWERARGRRDAGAPLVETPARNLPLPEERDWPQHYSPRM from the coding sequence ATGGCCTCGGTGGAGCCCTTGGGGCCCGACTCGCTGACCTGGAAGTACTTCGGTGACTGGCGCGCGCTGCTGCTGGCACCCTGGGCGGGTGCCATGCAGAACATGCATCCCCACCTCGGCGCGGGCGTCGCCGAGCACTCCCGCTTCTTCGAGGAGCGCTGGCAGCGGTTGTTCCGTTCCCTCTATCCGATAGGCGGCGTGGTCTACGACGGGCCGCGCGCCGCCGGGACGGCACGGCAGGTGCGTGGATACCACAACGGGATAAAGGGAGTTGACCGCCATGGCCGTCCATACCACGCCCTCGACCCGGACACCTTCTACTGGGCGCACTCCACGTTCTTCATGCTGACGCTGCTGGTCGCCGACCGGCTTGGGCCGGGCCTGAGCGAGGCGGACAAGCGGCGGCTGTTCGACGAGCACGTGGTGTGGTGGCGGCTGTACGGAATGAGCATGCGGCCGGTGCCGGACAGCTGGGAGGACTTCCAGGACTACTGGGAGCGGATGGCGGGCGAGGTGCTGGAGGACAACCGGCCCACGCGCGATGTGCTGGACCTGACGCTGCTCGCCAAGCCGCCCGCGCTGCGCCTGCTCCCGGATGTGGTGTGGCGTGCGGTACGGGCGCCGCAGGCGCGGGTTTCGGTGTGGTTCACAGTCGGCTTCTTCCCGCCCGCCGTACGGCGCCGCCTCGGGTACGTGTGGACCGCGCGCGACGAGCGAAGGCTGCGCAGGATCGGGCGGCTGATCCACTGGAGCTGGAAGCTGGTGCCGCCCTCGCGCCGCTACCACCCCAGGGCCAAGGCAGGCTGGGAGCGGGCGCGGGGACGGCGGGACGCCGGGGCGCCCCTGGTAGAGACGCCCGCGCGGAATCTTCCGTTGCCCGAGGAACGGGACTGGCCCCAGCACTATTCGCCTCGGATGTGA
- the smpB gene encoding SsrA-binding protein SmpB, giving the protein MKTTRTKAKAKDDKDARKLIAQNKKARHDYQVLDTFECGLVLTGTEVKSLRQGRASLVDGFAQIDNGEVWLHNVHIPEYAQGTWTNHAARRKRKLLLHRTEIDKLTGKLQETGYTLVPLQLYFYRGRAKVEIALARGKKEYDKRQTLREHQDRREADRAVSAARRRQRGDH; this is encoded by the coding sequence ATGAAGACGACACGGACCAAGGCCAAGGCCAAGGACGACAAGGACGCCCGGAAGCTCATCGCGCAGAACAAGAAGGCGCGGCACGACTACCAGGTCCTGGACACGTTCGAGTGCGGCCTCGTACTCACGGGCACCGAGGTCAAGTCGCTGCGGCAGGGCCGTGCCTCCCTGGTGGACGGCTTCGCCCAGATCGACAACGGCGAGGTGTGGCTGCACAACGTGCACATCCCCGAGTACGCGCAGGGCACGTGGACCAACCACGCCGCCCGGCGCAAGCGGAAGCTGCTCCTGCACCGGACCGAGATCGACAAGCTCACCGGCAAGCTTCAGGAGACCGGCTACACGCTGGTGCCGCTCCAGCTCTACTTCTACCGGGGCCGCGCGAAGGTCGAGATCGCGCTGGCCAGGGGAAAGAAGGAGTACGACAAGCGGCAGACGCTCCGCGAGCACCAGGACCGCAGGGAGGCGGACCGCGCCGTGTCGGCGGCTCGCCGCCGCCAGCGCGGCGACCACTAG
- the ftsE gene encoding cell division ATP-binding protein FtsE, translating to MIRFDSVSKSYPKQNRPALRDVSLEIERGEFVFLVGSSGSGKSTFLRLILREERTSHGQVHVLGKDLARLSNWKVPHMRRQLGTVFQDFRLLGNKTVGENVAFALEVIGKSRGQIRKTVPEVLDLVGLGGKESRMPGELSGGEQQRVAIARAFANRPMLLIADEPTGNLDPQTSVGIMKLLDRINRTGTTVVMATHDQQIVDQMRKRVVELELGRLVRDQSRGVYGYQH from the coding sequence GTGATCCGATTCGACAGCGTCTCCAAGTCCTACCCCAAGCAGAACCGTCCAGCGCTCCGCGACGTCTCGCTGGAGATCGAGCGCGGCGAGTTCGTCTTCCTGGTGGGCTCCTCCGGCTCCGGCAAGTCCACCTTTCTGCGGCTGATCCTCCGCGAGGAGCGCACCAGCCATGGTCAGGTGCACGTCCTCGGGAAGGACCTGGCCCGGCTGTCCAACTGGAAGGTGCCGCACATGCGGCGCCAGCTCGGCACCGTCTTCCAGGACTTCCGGCTGCTGGGCAACAAGACCGTCGGCGAGAACGTGGCGTTCGCGCTGGAGGTCATCGGCAAGTCCCGGGGCCAGATCCGCAAGACCGTGCCCGAGGTCCTCGACCTCGTCGGCCTCGGCGGCAAGGAGAGCCGGATGCCCGGCGAACTCTCCGGTGGTGAGCAGCAGCGCGTGGCCATCGCCCGTGCGTTCGCCAACCGCCCCATGCTGCTGATCGCCGACGAGCCGACGGGCAACCTCGACCCGCAGACGTCCGTGGGCATCATGAAGCTGCTCGACCGCATCAACCGCACCGGGACCACGGTCGTGATGGCCACCCACGACCAGCAGATCGTCGACCAGATGCGCAAGCGCGTCGTCGAACTGGAGCTGGGCCGCCTCGTGCGCGACCAGTCGCGCGGCGTCTACGGCTACCAGCACTGA
- a CDS encoding MFS transporter gives MTAPYARLFGPRGTTAFTLGNLLARLPMGMFTVGAVLMIAGERGSYALAGGVTAAGLAATALAAPFIARLVDRYGQARVALPATFVALLGSLALVLCVRTGAPDWTLFASYAATATTPNTGGMSRARWAHLFRADPAARHTANSFEQAVDELCFLLGPILATFLCTGFFPEAGTLTGCGLLLTGMLLFTAQRSTEPPPAPPRASADRAPAPLRQPGVPALLLVFLATGAVFGALEVVTLAYADGQGHKAAAGAVLAFQAAGSAVAGLVFGALRPRGAADRTFAGCVAAMAALSTLPLLAARTGSLPLLALALLVAGMATAPTMVTGMTLVQRRTPAGRLNEGMTLAVTALLGGIATGSATGGWAVEALGNDGWAYAVPTAAATVAATLAALTARRAHTTRTTPTPDSAHTAHTPHVDLAHEATGEAANNVARSGRAAGPHIRGE, from the coding sequence ATGACCGCCCCCTACGCCCGCCTCTTCGGACCGCGCGGCACCACCGCGTTCACGCTCGGCAACCTCCTCGCGCGCCTCCCCATGGGGATGTTCACGGTCGGCGCCGTCCTGATGATCGCCGGGGAGCGGGGCTCGTACGCGCTGGCGGGCGGGGTCACCGCGGCGGGGCTGGCGGCGACGGCGCTGGCCGCCCCGTTCATCGCGCGGCTGGTCGACCGGTACGGGCAGGCCCGGGTCGCCCTGCCCGCCACCTTCGTCGCGCTGCTCGGCTCCCTCGCGCTCGTCCTGTGCGTGCGTACGGGCGCCCCGGACTGGACGCTGTTCGCCTCCTACGCGGCCACCGCGACGACGCCCAACACCGGCGGCATGTCCCGCGCCCGCTGGGCTCACCTCTTCCGCGCGGACCCGGCGGCCCGGCACACCGCCAACTCGTTCGAACAGGCCGTGGACGAGCTGTGTTTCCTGCTCGGCCCCATCCTCGCGACGTTCTTGTGCACCGGATTCTTCCCCGAAGCGGGGACCCTCACCGGGTGCGGGCTGCTGCTGACCGGGATGCTGCTGTTCACCGCCCAGCGGTCGACCGAGCCGCCGCCCGCACCACCCCGGGCGAGCGCCGACCGTGCGCCGGCGCCCCTGCGCCAACCGGGAGTCCCAGCCCTGCTGCTGGTCTTCCTCGCCACCGGCGCGGTCTTCGGCGCCCTGGAGGTGGTGACCCTCGCCTACGCCGACGGGCAGGGCCACAAGGCAGCGGCCGGCGCCGTACTCGCCTTCCAGGCGGCGGGATCGGCGGTGGCCGGGCTCGTCTTCGGCGCGCTGCGCCCGCGCGGCGCCGCCGACCGTACTTTCGCCGGGTGCGTCGCCGCGATGGCGGCGCTGAGCACCCTGCCGCTACTGGCAGCCCGCACCGGCAGTCTGCCGTTGCTGGCCCTCGCACTGCTGGTCGCAGGGATGGCGACGGCCCCGACGATGGTCACCGGCATGACCCTCGTGCAGCGCCGCACCCCGGCCGGGCGGCTCAACGAGGGCATGACGCTGGCCGTCACCGCGCTGCTGGGCGGCATCGCGACGGGCTCGGCCACCGGCGGCTGGGCCGTCGAGGCGCTGGGCAACGACGGCTGGGCCTACGCCGTACCGACGGCAGCCGCCACCGTGGCCGCCACTCTCGCCGCCCTCACCGCCCGCAGAGCCCACACCACCCGCACCACCCCCACCCCTGACAGCGCCCACACCGCCCACACCCCCCACGTCGACCTCGCACACGAAGCCACAGGCGAAGCCGCGAACAACGTCGCCCGCTCCGGCCGAGCCGCGGGTCCTCACATCCGAGGCGAATAG
- a CDS encoding LPXTG cell wall anchor domain-containing protein yields the protein MSKSKTRLRVARIAAAAVFAAGASLTAAGAAQAAGLGDTDTKSDVSSKAGNDGGGFLGGIIGGGDSGGDGGSDGGSDDGGVSGTVTIGGEDDGGAADNGGNGNGGNGDVGNGGNGNGGNGDVGNGGNGNGGNGDVGNGGNGNGGNGNGGNGGDAGNNGGNGNGGNGGNGGNGGGGEEPATIGGSGGGDDTCELDDSNVNCEGGTNPDSAGSQPVQDSKPQAPKDELAETGSAETTFLLVGAATMIAGGIGFRLMPRLASRRTPAA from the coding sequence ATGAGCAAATCGAAGACCCGGCTGAGGGTTGCGCGGATAGCCGCCGCGGCGGTATTCGCCGCCGGGGCATCGCTCACCGCCGCCGGCGCCGCGCAAGCCGCGGGGCTGGGTGACACGGACACCAAGAGCGACGTCTCCTCGAAGGCCGGGAACGACGGCGGGGGCTTCCTCGGCGGCATCATCGGCGGCGGCGACAGTGGAGGTGACGGCGGCTCCGACGGCGGCAGTGACGACGGCGGCGTCAGCGGCACCGTCACCATTGGCGGCGAGGACGACGGCGGTGCGGCCGACAACGGCGGCAACGGGAACGGCGGGAACGGCGACGTCGGCAACGGCGGCAACGGGAACGGCGGGAACGGTGACGTCGGCAACGGCGGCAATGGCAACGGCGGGAACGGTGACGTCGGCAACGGCGGCAACGGGAACGGCGGCAACGGCAACGGTGGGAACGGCGGCGACGCCGGGAACAACGGTGGCAACGGCAACGGCGGGAACGGCGGCAACGGTGGGAACGGCGGTGGCGGCGAGGAGCCGGCAACCATCGGCGGCTCCGGCGGTGGCGACGACACCTGCGAGCTGGACGACTCCAATGTGAACTGCGAGGGCGGCACCAACCCGGACAGCGCGGGCAGCCAGCCCGTGCAGGACAGCAAGCCGCAGGCACCGAAGGACGAGCTGGCCGAGACCGGTTCGGCCGAGACGACCTTCCTGCTGGTCGGCGCCGCGACGATGATCGCCGGTGGTATCGGCTTCCGCCTGATGCCGCGGCTCGCTTCGCGTCGTACTCCGGCTGCGTAA
- the prfB gene encoding peptide chain release factor 2, with the protein MAVVDVSEDLKSLSSTMESIEAVLDLGKMRSDIAALEEQAAAPDLWDDLEHAQKVTSKLSYLQGQLRRVEELRGRIDDIGVLLELAESEDDADTRSEAERELTSVRKVVDELEVRTLLSGEYDPREAVVNVRAEAGGVDAADFAEQLMRMYLRWAERRGYPTEVFDTSYAEEAGIKSATFTVKAPYAYGTLSVEQGTHRMVRISPFDNQGRRQTSFAGVEVLPVVEQVDHIDIPENELRIDVFRSSGPGGQSVNTTDSAVRMTHLPTGIVVSCQNEKSQIQNRAAAMRVMQSRLLAHRRQEEQAKMDALKGDGGNSWGSQMRSYVLHPYQMVKDLRTEHEVGNPQGVLDGDIDGFLEAGIRWRKQQEQTQD; encoded by the coding sequence GTGGCAGTCGTCGATGTATCCGAAGACCTGAAGTCCCTCTCCTCCACCATGGAGTCGATCGAGGCCGTCCTTGACCTGGGCAAGATGCGGTCCGACATCGCCGCGCTGGAGGAGCAGGCAGCGGCTCCGGACCTGTGGGACGACCTGGAGCACGCGCAGAAGGTGACGAGCAAGCTGTCCTACCTTCAGGGCCAGCTGCGCAGGGTCGAGGAGCTGCGCGGCCGGATCGACGACATCGGGGTGCTCCTGGAGCTGGCCGAGAGCGAGGACGACGCGGACACGCGGTCCGAGGCCGAGCGCGAGCTGACGTCGGTCCGCAAGGTCGTGGACGAGCTGGAGGTCCGCACGCTGCTCTCGGGCGAGTACGACCCGCGCGAGGCGGTCGTGAACGTCCGGGCCGAGGCCGGCGGGGTGGACGCCGCCGACTTCGCCGAGCAGCTCATGCGCATGTACCTGCGCTGGGCCGAGCGCCGCGGCTACCCCACGGAGGTCTTCGACACCTCCTACGCGGAGGAGGCGGGCATCAAGTCCGCGACCTTCACCGTGAAGGCCCCGTACGCCTACGGCACGCTCTCCGTCGAGCAGGGCACGCACCGGATGGTGCGCATTTCGCCGTTCGACAACCAGGGCCGCCGCCAGACCTCGTTCGCCGGGGTCGAGGTGCTGCCCGTGGTCGAGCAGGTCGACCACATCGACATTCCGGAGAACGAGCTGCGGATCGACGTCTTCCGCTCCTCCGGTCCCGGTGGCCAGTCGGTGAACACCACCGACTCGGCGGTCCGCATGACGCACCTGCCGACCGGCATCGTCGTCTCCTGTCAGAACGAGAAGTCCCAGATCCAGAACCGCGCCGCCGCCATGCGCGTGATGCAGTCCAGGCTGCTGGCCCACCGCAGGCAGGAGGAGCAGGCCAAGATGGATGCCCTCAAGGGCGACGGCGGCAACTCGTGGGGCAGCCAGATGCGTTCGTATGTGCTGCACCCCTACCAGATGGTCAAGGACCTGCGTACGGAGCACGAGGTCGGCAACCCCCAGGGCGTACTCGACGGCGACATCGACGGCTTCCTGGAGGCCGGAATCCGGTGGCGCAAGCAGCAGGAGCAGACGCAGGACTGA
- the ftsX gene encoding permease-like cell division protein FtsX gives MRAQFVLSEIGVGLRRNLTMTFAVIVSVALSLALAGGSLLAREQVSTMKGFWYDKVQVSIYLCNKNDASSDPNCAKGAVTEQQKQEIKGDLSKLGVVEKVYYESSDQAYKHYKEQFKDSPLADSLTPDQMQESYRVKLKDPTKYQVLQTAFSGRQGVQEVQDQRSLLENLFNLLNGMNIAALCVMALMLVVALLLIVNTVRVSAFSRRRETGIMRLVGASSFYIQMPFILEAAIAGLIGAGFACVLLVGGKYFLINNWLQEKIVLINFIGWDAVIKVLPFIVAVGVLMPAVAAFFTLRKYLKV, from the coding sequence ATGCGCGCCCAGTTCGTCCTGTCGGAGATCGGCGTCGGTCTCCGTCGTAATCTCACGATGACCTTCGCGGTGATCGTCTCGGTCGCCCTGTCGCTCGCGCTGGCGGGCGGCTCGCTGCTCGCGCGCGAGCAGGTGAGCACCATGAAGGGATTCTGGTACGACAAGGTCCAGGTCTCCATCTACCTGTGCAACAAGAACGACGCCTCCTCGGACCCCAACTGCGCCAAGGGCGCCGTCACCGAGCAGCAGAAGCAGGAGATCAAGGGCGACCTGAGCAAGCTCGGCGTCGTCGAGAAGGTCTACTACGAGTCCTCCGACCAGGCGTACAAGCACTACAAGGAGCAGTTCAAGGACTCCCCGCTGGCCGACTCGCTGACGCCGGACCAGATGCAGGAGTCCTATCGGGTCAAGCTCAAGGACCCGACCAAGTACCAAGTGCTCCAGACCGCGTTCTCCGGCAGACAGGGCGTGCAGGAGGTACAGGATCAGCGAAGTCTGTTGGAGAACCTCTTCAACCTGCTGAACGGAATGAACATCGCGGCGCTGTGCGTGATGGCGCTGATGCTGGTCGTCGCGCTGCTGCTGATCGTCAACACCGTGCGGGTGTCGGCGTTCAGCAGGCGCAGGGAGACCGGCATCATGCGGCTGGTGGGCGCATCCAGCTTCTACATCCAGATGCCGTTCATCCTGGAGGCCGCCATCGCGGGCCTGATCGGCGCCGGGTTCGCGTGTGTACTCCTCGTCGGCGGCAAGTACTTCCTGATCAACAACTGGCTCCAGGAGAAGATCGTTCTGATCAACTTCATCGGCTGGGACGCGGTGATCAAGGTGCTGCCGTTCATCGTCGCCGTCGGCGTGCTGATGCCCGCCGTCGCCGCCTTCTTCACGCTGCGCAAGTACCTGAAGGTGTGA